The Elgaria multicarinata webbii isolate HBS135686 ecotype San Diego chromosome 4, rElgMul1.1.pri, whole genome shotgun sequence genome contains a region encoding:
- the LOC134398413 gene encoding pantetheinase-like produces the protein MISFSSLWRFFLFILLLDRRVFALDKYIAAVYEHAVISPNLTIKPVSPEEALKLMNKNIDILEEAIKRAAKQGAHIIVTPEDGIFGFGFTRETLFPYLEDIPDPEANWIPCTDPKRFGSAPVQERLSCLAKDNSIYVVANIGDKKPCNVTDIKCPRDGHYQYNTNVVFDSDGKLVARYHKFNLFMLELMQYDSPKEPELATFDTDFGKFGLFTCFDMLFHEPAVVLVTEQDVDTILFPTAWINVLPHFTAISFHSSWAMGMRVNVLAANAYHSRMNMTGSGIYAPDRPRAYHSDGESKNGYLLVAELDSHPSHSPTYLTALNWSLYATTNEPFPKESNFTGFVFFDEYTFSELPKEAGNLTVCQKGLCCQLSYRMTEKREDELYVLGAFDGLHKVEGEYYLQVCTLLKCASTDRQTCGQPVTAAHTHFKAYSLSGTFNTNYVFPEVLLSGVQLAPGQFQILSDGRLISQNDTSQPLLSVTLFGRWYEKDPPHPYSEMF, from the exons ATGATCTCCTTTTCATCTTTGTGgcgcttttttcttttcattctcctGCTGGACCGAAGGGTTTTTGCCTTGGACAAATACATTGCAGCAGTATATGAACATGCTGTCATATCGCCAAACCTCACAATAAAGCCTGTTTCTCCTGAAGAGGCTTTAAAGCTGATGAACAAAAATATAGACATCTTGGAGGAGGCCATAAAAAGGGCAGCAAAGCAG GGTGCACACATCATTGTGACTCCGGAAGACGGCATTTTTGGTTTTGGCTTCACAAGAGAAACACTTTTCCCCTATCTTGAGGATATTCCAGATCCAGAAGCCAATTGGATTCCATGTACTGACCCCAAAAg ATTTGGATCTGCCCCAGTGCAAGAAAGGCTGAGCTGTCTAGCAAAAGACAACTCTATTTATGTGGTTGCCAATATTGGGGATAAGAAACCATGTAATGTCACTGACATCAAGTGTCCTAGAGATGGTCATTATCAGTACAACACGAACGTTGTGTTCGATTCTGATGGAAAACTGGTGGCACGTTACCACAAG TTCAACCTCTTTATGTTAGAATTGATGCAGTATGATTCCCCTAAAGAGCCTGAGCTTGCAACCTTCGATACTGACTTTGGAAAATTCGGTCTTTTCACGTGCTTTGATATGCTGTTTCATGAGCCTGCCGTGGTCCTGGTGACCGAGCAAGATGTGGACACCATCCTTTTCCCTACAGCTTGGATAAATGTCCTTCCACATTTCACTGCTATTTCGTTCCATTCATCATGGGCAATGGGCATGCGCGTCAATGTTCTGGCAGCTAATGCTTATCATTCTAGGATGAACATGACGG GTAGCGGTATCTATGCACCAGACAGACCCCGAGCGTATCATTCTGATGGAGAATCAAAGAATGGGTATCTTTTGGTTGCAGAACTCGATTCACATCCTTCTCATTCTCCCACCTATCTTACGGCTCTTAACTGGAGCTTGTACGCCACAACTAACGAGCCCTTCCCCAAGGAGAGCAATTTCACTGGTTTTGTCTTCTTCGATGAGTACACCTTCTCAGAGCTCCCGAAAGAAGCTGGCAATCTCACAGTGTGCCAGAAAGGTCTCTGCTGCCAGTTAAGCTACAGGATGACAGAAAAGCGAGAAGATGAACTTTATGTCCTTGGTGCATTTGATGGCCTTCATAAGGTTGAAGGAGAATATTACTTACAG GTATGCACCTTACTGAAGTGTGCAAGTACAGACCGCCAGACTTGTGGCCAGCCCGTGACCGCTGCTCATACCCACTTCAAGGCCTATTCCCTCAGTGGCACGTTTAACACCAACTACGTCTTCCCAGAAGTCCTGCTCAGTGGAGTTCAGCTGGCCCCAGGACAGTTTCAG ATTTTGAGTGATGGGCGGTTGATTAGCCAGAATGATACATCGCAGCCACTCCTATCAGTAACACTTTTCGGGAGGTGGTATGAGAAGGATCCTCCACATCCATACTCTGAGATGTTCTGA
- the LOC134397745 gene encoding pantetheinase-like has protein sequence MLTFQLPIYAIFLIAVALKASALDTYIAAVYEHAVILSGETPKLVTPEEALRLMNQNLDILEGAIKAAAAQGAQIIVTPEDGIYGWVFTRETLYSYLEDIPDPQVNWIPCNEPERFGFNPVQVRLSCMAKNYFIYVVANMGDKKPCNSSDPTCPRDGRYQYNTNVVYDWEGKFVARYHKYNLFASEIYFNYAKEPQFVNFITPFGKLGVFTCADMLQFREPAISLVEKFNVDTILFPTAWTNGLPLLSAVQYFAAWAMGMRVNVLAANIHKPRWDITGSGIFAHDGPKVYHFDMETQNGKLLLAEIDVHPRLSPTYPPPVNWSLYASSLKHLSPESPVFTASIYFDNFTFTELSQEVGNYTVCQKGLCCHLSYRIAQRQKDEVYALGAFDGLHVIEGQYYLQICALVKCNNTDLKSCGQEVDSAHTRFDYVSLSGTFNTSYVFPEVLLTETQLAPGEFQVLNDGRLVSNHPISKPVLSVSLFGRWFEKDPPHPLSTSS, from the exons ATGCTTACCTTCCAGCTTCCCATTTACGCTATATTTCTGATTGCAGTTGCCCTCAAGGCCTCTGCCTTGGACACCTATATTGCTGCTGTCTATGAGCATGCGGTTATACTATCAGGAGAGACCCCCAAACTTGTCACTCCAGAAGAAGCCTTGAGGCTGATGAACCAAAATCTAGACATCTTAGAAGGAGCCATCAAAGCAGCTGCTGCACAA ggagcCCAGATCATTGTGACACCCGAGGATGGCATTTACGGTTGGGTCTTCACACGAGAAACTCTTTATTCTTACCTTGAGGATATTCCAGATCCTCAAGTCAACTGGATTCCATGCAATGAGCCTGAAAG GTTTGGATTCAATCCAGTGCAAGTCAGACTCAGCTGCATGGCAAAGAACTACTTCATCTACGTGGTTGCCAACATGGGGGACAAGAAACCATGCAACTCCAGTGATCCCACATGCCCCAGGGATGGTCGCTATCAATACAACACCAATGTTGTTTATGATTGGGAAGGGAAGTTCGTGGCACGTTATCACAAG TACAACCTTTTTGCATCTGAAATCTACTTTAATTATGCGAAGGAGCCACAGTTTGTTAACTTCATTACCCCCTTTGGGAAGCTCGGTGTTTTCACTTGCGCTGATATGCTTCAGTTTCGGGAACCTGCCATATCACTGGTGGAAAAGTTCAACGTGGACACGATCCTCTTTCCAACTGCTTGGACGAATGGTCTACCACTTTTGTCGGCTGTTCAGTACTTCGCAGCCTGGGCTATGGGGATGCGCGTCAACGTCCTTGCAGCTAATATACACAAGCCCAGATGGGACATTACTG GGAGCGGCATCTTTGCCCATGATGGCCCCAAGGTGTATCACTTCGATATGGAAACGCAGAATGGCAAACTCCTGCTTGCGGAAATTGATGTTCACCCCCGTCTTTCCCCCACCTATCCTCCCCCTGTCAACTGGAGCTTATATGCCTCAAGCCTCAAGCACTTGTCCCCAGAGAGCCCAGTGTTTACTGCGAGCATCTATTTCGATAATTTCACATTCACGGAACTATCCCAGGAAGTAGGAAACTACACCGTCTGTCAGAAAGGTCTCTGCTGCCATTTGAGCTACAGGATAGCGCAAAGGCAAAAGGATGAAGTTTATGCGTTGGGTGCTTTCGATGGGCTTCATGTAATTGAAGGACAGTATTACCTGCAG ATATGCGCACTTGTGAAGTGTAACAATACCGATTTGAAATCGTGTGGGCAGGAAGTAGACAGTGCTCATACAAGGTTCGATTACGTTTCCCTCAGTGGGACATTTAACACTAGTTACGTGTTTCCTGAAGTCTTGCTCACCGAGACTCAACTGGCTCCCGGAGAATTTCAG GTATTGAACGATGGGCGTCTGGTCAGCAACCATCCCATATCAAAACCAGTCTTATCTGTGTCCCTTTTTGGAAGATGGTTTGAAAAAGACCCGCCACATCCACTCTCCACTTCTTCATGA